One part of the Pseudomonadota bacterium genome encodes these proteins:
- the yihA gene encoding ribosome biogenesis GTP-binding protein YihA/YsxC, with protein MTAEKKSVEIKDAAFLFGAPNLEAICKHAMPEVAVIGRSNVGKSTFINRLSSRKLARVSGNPGSTRELNFYKIEGVLNANPFGIALVDMPGFGFAKLSKSQREEISRLAVSFLRERRYLKGVVLLNDCRRLPEEDELAIQHLCFERGISCIVVITKIDALRRSEQQRSVSDIAKAYHMERSEVLVTGEGVSPTAIWERIIAIV; from the coding sequence ATGACAGCGGAAAAAAAATCAGTTGAGATTAAGGATGCAGCCTTTTTGTTTGGAGCCCCAAATCTTGAAGCGATCTGCAAGCATGCAATGCCTGAGGTAGCCGTTATTGGCCGCTCAAACGTTGGTAAATCAACCTTTATAAATAGACTTAGCTCCAGAAAATTGGCGCGGGTGAGTGGCAATCCAGGCTCAACCAGGGAGCTCAATTTTTACAAAATTGAGGGTGTGCTTAATGCGAACCCATTTGGTATAGCGCTCGTTGATATGCCAGGCTTTGGATTTGCAAAGCTATCAAAATCTCAGCGCGAAGAGATCTCGCGTCTCGCCGTGTCATTTTTGCGCGAGCGACGCTATCTGAAAGGGGTTGTGCTCTTAAATGACTGTCGCCGCTTACCCGAAGAGGACGAGCTCGCAATTCAGCACCTCTGTTTTGAGAGGGGCATTAGCTGCATCGTCGTAATTACTAAGATTGACGCCCTTAGAAGAAGCGAGCAACAGCGCTCCGTTTCTGATATAGCGAAGGCCTATCATATGGAGCGTAGCGAGGTGCTGGTAACAGGGGAGGGTGTCTCGCCGACAGCTATCTGGGAGCGAATTATTGCAATTGTTTAG